One genomic window of Quercus lobata isolate SW786 chromosome 9, ValleyOak3.0 Primary Assembly, whole genome shotgun sequence includes the following:
- the LOC115960871 gene encoding TMV resistance protein N-like encodes MASVKRKRESSSSPSSSSTRQPKYNAFLSFRGEDTRTNFTDHLYVALKRKGIITFRDEEELKKGERISELFKAIEESQFAIIILSRNYASSTWCLDELAKIIKCKDEIGLEVLPVFYNVSPSIVRKQTETFEQAFIDHQIRFEDNIEKVQTWRDTLKKVADIKGWDLHLQNRHESEIIQDIVEGIMEKLSSKSSSINKNLIGINSMVVELIPSYVGFGNDIYMMGICGMGGLGKTTLASAIYYEYSNHFEGSSFIANVRERSEKGELHKLQQQLLDEILERSNTTIYNVQVGVKKIKSSGLRHKKVLLVLDDVNHKDQLENLVGEHDWFGLGSWIIVTTRDEHVLVQHGVLKIYKPNGLDDDDASTLFCSKAFKKEQPEEGYMQLSQKVVEYASGLPLALVTLGSFLVGRTIEEWQSALDSFRNIKGDIHDILKISYDGLEEMWKEIFLDIACFFRGEGKDEVIQILENCGFNARIGVSVLVERSLLTVDDNECFRMHDLLSEMGQKIICFELGGNLGKQNRLWLVEDLLHVLKNDMARKMTKH; translated from the exons ATGG CATCAGTGAAGCGTAAAAGAGAGTCATCTTCatcaccatcttcttcttcaacacGTCAGCCAAAATACAATGCATTTCTTAGTTTTAGGGGTGAGGACACCCGTACTAATTTTACTGACCATCTATACGTTGCTTTGAAACGAAAGGGGATTATTACTTTTAGGGATGAAGAAGAACTCAAGAAAGGAGAACGTATTTCTGAGCTCTTCAAAGCAATTGAAGAATCACAATTTGCTATCATCATTCTCTCAAGAAACTATGCATCTTCTACGTGGTGCTTGGATGAGCTTGCCAAGATTATCAAATGCAAGGATGAAATAGGATTAGAAGTTTTGCCTGTTTTTTACAATGTGAGCCCATCTATTGTACGAAAACAAACAGAAACTTTTGAACAAGCCTTTATTGATCACCAGATACGCTTTGAGGATAACATAGAAAAGGTGCAAACATGGAGAGATACTTTAAAAAAAGTGGCTGATATCAAAGGTTGGGATCTGCATCTACAAAATAG GCATGAGTCTGAAATTATCCAAGACATTGTGGAAGGAATTATGGAGAAATTGAGTTCTAAATCCTCAAGCATTAACAAAAATTTGATAGGAATAAATTCTATGGTGGTAGAATTGATCCCTTCATATGTAGGTTTTGGGAATGATATTTACATGATGGGGATTTGTGGTATGGGGGGTCTAGGAAAAACAACTCTTGCTAGTGCTATATATTATGAGTATTCTAATCATTTTGAAGGTTCTAGTTTTATTGCCAATGTTAGGGAAAGATCAGAAAAAGGTGAACTACATAAATTACAACAACAATTGCTTGATGAAATTTTGGAGAGAAGTAATACAACGATCTACAATGTTCAAGTAGgagttaaaaaaatcaagagtaGTGGGTTACGTCATAAAAAAGTTCTACTTGTCCTAGATGATGTTAATCACAAGGATCAATTAGAAAATTTGGTCGGAGAGCATGATTGGTTTGGATTGGGGAGTTGGATCATCGTAACAACTAGAGATGAACATGTGTTGGTCCAACATGGAGTGCTTAAAATATATAAGCCTAATGGattagatgatgatgatgcctcAACACTTTTTTGTTCGAAAGCCTTCAAAAAGGAGCAACCCGAAGAAGGCTATATGCAACTCTCCCAAAAAGTTGTAGAATATGCTAGTGGCCTTCCATTAGCTCTTGTTACTTTGGGTTCCTTTTTGGTTGGAAGAACAATAGAAGAGTGGCAAAGTGCATTGGACAGTTTTAGAAATATTAAAGGAGATATACACGATATACTTAAAATAAGTTATGATGGACTAGAGGAAATGTGGAAGGAGATATTCTtagatattgcatgtttctttaGAGGCGAAGGGAAAGATGAAGTAATACAAATATTAGAGAATTGTGGTTTTAATGCAAGAATTGGTGTAAGTGTTCTTGTGGAAAGATCTCTCCTAACGGTGGATGACAATGAATGTTTTAGGATGCATGATCTACTATCAGAAATGggtcaaaaaattatttgttttgaaTTAGGTGGAAATCTTGGAAAGCAAAATCGATTGTGGCTTGTTGAGGACTTGCTTCATGTATTGAAGAACGATATGgcaagaaaaatgacaaagcaTTGA
- the LOC115960869 gene encoding protein SUPPRESSOR OF npr1-1, CONSTITUTIVE 1-like: MSNLRLMKIEKIWTGYDPEDLAIPNDLFVPNQLRHLSWNCCPLKCLSSSSQPKELVQLDLRESRIEYLWEGVMCSDNLKFIDLSHSYNLIRTPGFSGVPMLEELNLFRCDSLVEIHPSIGQLSKLRFLNLESCESLTNLPCMFAVMQSLAELRLLNCPKISSFPKFTGIMKSLSTLNLAWTAIKKVEPSSIECLPALTFLDLSACTNLECLLSNMDNLRYLKYMDLSCSKTLIRTPDFSGVPNLEELRLSCCDRLVEIHPSIGQLSRLENLDLRFCHNLTDLPCMSAVMQSLTVLDLSRCYKISSFPKFTGIMKSLSRLNLAWTAIKKVEPSSFECLPALTSLDLSVCTNLECLPSNMDNLRSLETLDLSQCSKLKSLARLPSNVICIWPEGFSLLNWSPEGVKLRIWSQTLSQWLPFDESGSIVGFTILFRFLRGLFFRKAVLGGYIIRSWSAVKEGFSINIKLPSNWYNSKWIGFALWVSLSFPRVVEVKDGIRARVNHDYFGRSTTYINGICLLYLSRLDWFGVAENYDQCSQITVMFEKKNPIFSLFGNDSSYSTVQIRGKCGVSFIYKQGVVRVDELNETNAPCFIEGFGEVSIYKLTGGDDDVHIVNDDDDVHKFRDDVHKFGDDDFDDADIK, translated from the exons ATGTCTAATCTTAGattgatgaaaattgagaagATTTGGACAGGCTATGACCCAGAAGATCTTGCTATTCCTAATGACCTTTTTGTTCCTAATCAGCTAAGGCATCTTTCATGGAACTGTTGTCCTTTAAAATGTTTGTCATCCAGCTCCCAACCAAAGGAGCTTGTTCAACTTGACTTGCGGGAAAGCAGAATTGAATATCTTTGGGAAGGAGTaatg TGTTCAGACAACTTAAAGTTCATTGATCTTAGTCATTCCTACAACCTTATCAGGACACCTGGCTTTTCAGGTGTTCCGATGCTCGAGGAACTAAACCTTTTTCGGTGTGATAGCTTGGTAGAGATCCACCCGTCTATTGGACAACTCAGCAAGCTCAGGTTTTTAAATTTGGAAAGCTGCGAATCTCTGACCAATCTTCCCTGCATGTTTGCTGTAATGCAGTCCCTTGCGGAGCTTAGACTTCTAAATTGCCCAAAAATCAGTTCGTTTCCGAAATTTACGGGAATTATGAAAAGCCTATCGACACTCAATTTGGCTTGGACTGCTATTAAGAAAGTAGAACCCTCATCAATCGAGTGTTTGCCTGCCCTTACTTTCTTAGATCTAAGTGCCTGCACAAATCTCGAATGTCTTCTAAGCAACATGGATAATTTAAGGTACTTAAAGTACATGGATCTTAGTTGTTCCAAAACCCTCATTAGGACACCTGACTTTTCGGGTGTTCCGAATCTTGAGGAACTAAGACTTTCTTGTTGCGATCGATTGGTTGAGATCCACCCATCTATTGGACAACTCAGCAGGCTTGAGAACCTAGATCTGCGATTCTGCCATAATCTTACTGATCTTCCCTGCATGTCTGCTGTAATGCAGTCCCTTACGGTTCTTGATCTTTCTCGTTGCTATAAAATCAGTTCGTTTCCGAAATTTACGGGAATTATGAAAAGCCTATCGAGACTCAATTTGGCCTGGACTGCTATTAAGAAAGTAGAACCCTCATCATTCGAGTGTTTGCCTGCCCTTACTTCCTTAGATCTAAGTGTCTGCACAAATCTCGAATGTCTTCCAAGCAACATGGATAATTTGAGGTCTCTTGAAACACTCGATCTTTCCCAATGCTCCAAACTAAAATCGTTGGCAAGGCTTCCATCAAATGTAATATGTATATGGCCTGAAGGTTTTTCTTTACTAAACTGGTCACCAGAAGGGGTCAAACTAAGAATCTGGTCACAAACTCTCTCCCAATGGCTTCCATTTGATGAGAGCGGCAGTATAGTGGGATTTACAATACTGTTCCGTTTCCTGCGG GGGCTCTTTTTTCGTAAAGCCGTTTTGGGTGGATATATTATTCGGTCATGGTCAGCTGTAAAAGAGGGGTTTTCAATAAACATAAAGCTGCCTTCAAATTGGTATAATAGTAAATGGATAGGATTTGCTCTTTGGGTGTCACTTTCATTTCCACGTGTTGTAGAAGTGAAAGATGGTATTAGAGCTCGTGTGAATCACGATTACTTTGGACGTTCTACAACCTATATAAACGGAATTTGCCTATTGTATTTGTCTCGTTTGGATTGGTTTGGTGTTGCTGAGAATTATGATCAATGCAGTCAGATTACGGTTATGTTTGAGaagaaaaacccaattttctctctttttgggaATGACTCAAGTTACTCAACCGTACAAATAAGGGGGAAATGTGGGGTCAGTTTTATATACAAGCAAGGTGTGGTCCGTGTGGATGAGCTCAACGAAACAAATGCACCATGTTTTATTGAGGGCTTTGGGGAAGTATCCATCTATAAATTAACTG GTGGTGATGATGATGTACATATAgtcaatgatgatgatgatgtacaTAAATTCCGTGATGATGTACATAAATTTGgtgatgatgattttgatgatgcTGATATTAAATAG